The genomic stretch ATATATCGAATAAAGAAATTGAACAAAAAGCACAAAATTATACAAAATCAGAGTATGGTCTTTCTGTTAAACTAGATCAAGTTGAAACAATTGGAAACGGTAAGGATATACTGGGACCAGATTTACGAATAGCCCATGTACAGCAAGTAGATAAACCGTATTTACAATTTCAATTATCATTCGATGGACAAGTTTCTCCAAAAGTAGTGAATGATAATTATAAAATAAAAAAAGAAGCGAATGATTTAAAAGAAAAATTCAATACATATTATGCTGGAAAAGGGAATAATGATTTATTTACGTTTGAACAAATGTATACAGGAGATGCTGTTTTCGATAAAAAGGCTGAAGCAGAAATAGAAAAGAAAAATTCACAAAAATATGTTACAGCAGTGTTTAGAAGTAATATCTTTTTGGATGTAAACAATCCCGCACATATGGAAAAATTAGCGGAGCTTGCCAGAAGTGTTCAAGAGTTTAATAAAACAATTGAAAATAATAAGAGTAGCGTGGAAGATATAACGGTTGAGCTGCCAAATGCTAAGAAGGAATTATTACAAAATATTGTAGTAGATTATGTATTAACGGCAGAAAATGCAAAAAAGATTCTTGAGAGAAAAGAGGATTATATGAAAGCATTACAGCTTATAAAGTAAATAAGTGACCCTTTCACTTTCGTTGTCTAGAGTCTATTTCTCTGCTGGAAGAATATAGTAGATAAAGGAGTGGGTTTCGCAATTAATGGGAGATAAGTACAAATAACTTTGAGTATAATCTTCATGGTAACACTTTTTATATTATTTCACATGAATTGATATGCTTTTAGATAATACTTGCATTGAGAAAGGAACTCTAGCTTCAAAAGCTATAGGGTTTGTTGAATTTGATGTGTTTGAGAAGATTGTTTTTTATGATGTTCCTAATTAGATTCATCAACCTTAAAATTAAATACTTCTATAAGTGTATTTTGACTCATCACCCAATGAATAAAGTGAGTGTCTAATAAGTCTTTTGATGTTACTTTATTATACTGGAGTAAATGTATTATTTCTTTTTTGATAATGAGGCTTCAACGAATTATTTTGCCATTTGATAAACTTTGCTATCTTAATTTTTTTAGATAAATTTATAGTTTATATATATTATAATCATTATAAATGGATACTTTGTGAAATGATTAATAAATATTTGGTATACTTAATAGGGTGATACAGTTTATTAATGTATCCCCCTAAAAGAAACATTGTATGGCTAATCTACTTTCTTTTTCTAAAGATTCCTCTTCGGACAAGTTGTTATACACTATTCTGGTATCAATAGATAATTTATCTTGCCTATTTTTGAATATCTTATCTCTATTATTATCTTTAGTATGTCATGTCCATTTAAATTTCATATTAATAAGGAGGAGAAATGTGAAAAACGGTATGGAATTTTTAACCACAAGGCTCTTAATAGAGTTCAATTATGCAGCGAAAAGAGAGAAAAGAAATCAATAAATTGAGCCATCAATTTTAGATGCTTTTCCAGATGGATATCACTTTCCCATTGAGTATTTAATGATACATAATGTTGTTGATGAAGTTAGAACTCGAGTGTTTTTAGGGCCAGGAATTGGTTTTGCTTTATTAGATATGTCGATGGACCGCTTTTCGACGATTCCAATTGCTGAACTAGATCAAAATAGTGAAATTAAATTTCCTTCAGAATCTTAAATTTGTTAAAAATGACCTATAATGAAAAATAATGGATTGAAACGAAATCTAAAAAAATTTCGTAAAAAAGTACTAGCTGTATATGAGAATCAATGTGCTGTTTGTGGACAATCGCATCATAGTTTTTTACGTGCAGCTCATATTAAAGATGCTGCAAACGGAGGGGCGGAGGCCATTGAAAATGGCATTTGTTTATGTATGAACCACGAAATAGCATTTGACCGTGGGGACTTGAAAATCTGTGAAGACGGAACTATTCTTCTTAATTATGAGGATGATAGTATAAGCAGAGAAAAAATTAGATTACCAATGCAGAAAAAGGATTAGCCTTCACAGGAATTATTGAAGTGGAAGTTTGATAAATTTAAAAACTGATACAATTGTATTACATACAGGTAATGGCAAACAAGAAAATTGATATGCTAAACACTGAGCCTGAGGTGTTGGATAAACTGTTCGAAACAAAGTATATTTCAGACAATAAGGGTTGAAGTTTAAGGTTTTAATTTTTTTGTTCAAAATGAATAAGTATTTGGAATATGAAAATAAATCCAAAAATGCGAGGGATTTGAAAGTTTAAGGTATGGAACAGAAGTAATAAAGAAGATAAATGATAAGTAGAATGGAGAGATTGCAATTGAACATCACCGAATTTGCCAATCCAACTTGGAGTGGAGACATTAAGGAGATTTTGTTACCCCATAGCCCATCTTTTGGTTTGGGTGGTATTCCTGACAATACACAATTACTATATGAGTGGTGGGTTTACAAGGATGAACAGGGGGTTACGTTAGGACTTGGTTGGATTGATTTTGATGTAAATGAATATGGTCAAACTGAAGGAGAGATTTCCTTATGTGTAAATACAGAATATCATGGGAAACATATTGGTAGTGCATTATTAGCTTTTCTGGAACATGAGGTTAGTAGAAGGGGAACTAGTGTTACTTCAGTAGTTGTGAAAAGATGTAATCCTGAGCATGACATTGTAGTCAATTGGTTCCAAGGGAAAAATTATGAAATTAGATCTGACTTTTATACAAGTTTATCAGATACATATATGGTAAAGCGCTAATATATAAAGGTTTGAATTAGTAATGAAGAAAAGTAATATGAATAAACCTAACTTAACAAGCGTTGTAAAACATGATGTAATGGAAGAAATGAGAAAGGGAAATACAGACGTATTGAAAGGATTACCACTAGTATTAGCTATGCAATATGGACTGGCATTACAAAATGAAGCTGGAGGCTAGCTATATCGAAGAATCAAAAGTAAATGATAAAGAATTAAATGAGGTTGTCCTTAATCGTTTAAAAGACAGTGATGTCAAAGAAATGCTGATTAAAAAGATTGAAGCACACGCACACGCTTATAAGATAGCAGTAGCAAAAAAAATTACAAAAAAGTTCACTGGTGAATAAACTAGTGATCTTATTTTATTTAAGGAGAGATAGAGACAATAGCTTATTACGAGAAAGAGGAACAAGAAACAGTAATTGTATTTGAACCAACTACAAACTTATGGAACACATATACAAACGTCTCTAAGCACATTAAGAGGTTAAAAACGACTATGTAGCATCGGTTTTTTATGATGAGAGTGATTCTGAAGGGAAAACCATTGCTTTGCGTGTAAAAACAGAAAAACTACCATCTAGCTACCCCTTTAACAAGTTAACAAGGAGGAACTATTATGGCTAACAAGAAAACAAAACAATGTAAGAAGAGAATGAAGAAACAAATGAAGCGACAGCTACAAAATTGAATCAAGGAGACACCAGTTGTTCATATGATTTTTAGAGAAATTGAAGACATGAGAGCTAAAGAACAAACTGACCGCCATAATGCAAAGGAAAATGAGAGACTAGAAAGAACAGCCCCATATCAGGAAGCACTAAATAAGAAGTATGGCGGTACTGTTACGGTAAAGGACAAGTACATTAACCATCATGCAAAGGCTATTACACCGTTGTAGTCGATGCCTTAAAGAGTTTTACGCCAATCCTGTATGAATTTTAACTCAAGAAGATCAGAAGCATGTTTGCGGTGTAAACCTTGTTCGTATGAGTGGTGGTACATTAAAACCTAAACGAAAATTAACAGATGAAGACATAATTAAGATGCAGGAACTTGTAGGACAAGGCATGAATGTTTCAAAAATAGCAATGGAGATTGATGTGAGACGTCCAACAAGAGTTAAATATGTAAAGAAAGCTGAGGAAAGCAGGATTCAAATTTAATGAACTTGCTGTCCGTTTTTATTTATCTGTTTTATATTCTTGTTTATTTCATCTAGCCCATTATGTACATCAGCAAAGCCCTGTTTGAAAGTTTCTTGTATCCCTTTATGTACACTCTTTAAATCATCCAACTTATTATCTGCTGAGGTTGAGGTTTCCTCATTTAAATTATCCATTTTACTGTCCGACTTATCTAAACTATCTTCTATTTTATCTAACTTAGTCTCCATTTCTGTTAACTTTTCTAGTATCTGTTTTGCTAATTCAAGTTCTCTTTCAGTTGCCATGTAGCGATTCCCTCCTTAATTTCTTTTTGGCTGTTACGAAACTTAGAATAGAATCTCTTCATGTCAGTTCTAAAATCGGTGAACTCGTTACGGAATTCTTTTATATCACCTTTTAATTCTTTCACTTCCTGTGCCATTTCCGTTACCATTTCATATATCTGTTCAATCATCTTCTTTTCATTTTCTGTCATAGCAGCAAGACCTCCTAAAAGGTTTTTAGAACCCGTCGCAAAATTATTTTTTAAGAATTGGTTACTTGATTATAGCAAAAAACTTAAAGACATTCATTTTCTATAAAGCTGTACAGCGAATCGAGTAATATAATTACCTTCCTAATTTAAAGTTACTTCTTAGCAACATTTGAAATATAACCAGCGGAAAATCAAAAAACAATGGTAATAAAAGGATTTCTCCTTCTATTATCGAAATCTATATATTAGAAAGGTGGTGAAAAAAATGACATTGGAATCCCCTCAGTAAATGTTAATGAAAACGTACAATTCAGCAATTACTTAGTCTTTAGAACTACTTGAAGATGAGGATACACTTGAGGAATTACTTGTCTTAGTCAAAGAGTTTCTTCAGCAAGCAGAACAAGTAAATAAAGTTGTGAATAATAGGGAAGCGGCTATTTTCTTATTAAAAGAACTAAAACTAATTGGATAACATAAACCTTCCAAGGTCTTTTTCTAATTGTGAAAGAGACCTTTTAAAAAATCCTATTTCTACAATTAGTTATTTTTAGGAAATTGGTGTGTATTTTATAACCAGTAGATACCCCTAAAAAAGACTCATGTCCCCCTATGGTGGGGGGGACATAAAAAGAATAGTATTATATTGATAGCCTTATAGTGTCGTATTGCATCCGTTCTGTCTGTCGCTTTTTCATTCTTTTCTTTTGTTTTTTGTTCTGTTGCCATCGTGTGGTGTCCTTATGTAATGCTTACTTTACTTATTGCCTAGTGTCTATCATGCCGTATAGCTATACCGTCGAATGTGACGGGATAGTTTGTTGGTGGTGCTATATGTCTTATTATATAGTCGGGGGTATAGACACTTTTGATTCAACCAAAAAGAAGCGTTCCACATCTATGGATACGCCTTTACATAAGTTTATTGAGTTAGGTTTTAAGAAATATCTTGTACATCTTGTTCTAACAACTTTATTGGTTTATATACCTTTGCATAGTAGAGTCTCTCAATATGTTCTTCTGTTTTGAGAAATTTTTCTTTAACATTAAATGTATCGATCAATAAAAATTTCTTTTCTTCTACTGTGAGAATATCTGGTCTATGTACATATTTAGTTTTGGATCTATTATAAATAATTTCATAATATGTTTTTACAAAACTCTTAATTATTAACCCTGTAACATTTTCTTTAAGATTAAAGTCGTCGATTAGCTTTTTTACAAACCAATCAAAGTGGTAAAAAACATTGGTGTCATCTATTTGAGAATAGAAAAAAACCCATCCATACTTTTTTTCTTTCTCAGAAGTTCCATTAACTTTATTGCTAATAGACCCGGTTATTTTGTTATTTAAATAAAAAACAAATTCTTTAGGCGAAATTTTATTTGTGTGACTGTATCGAGTAAACATATCAACAATAGACTTCTCGAATTTTAATTTTGTAGATTTCTTAATAGTTAACCCAATTTTCCCAATTGACTTCAATTTTTCAATTCTATAGCCCAAAAAATCATAGCCAACTTGATCTATTTTCCCTTGCTTACATTTGCTTTTATTCAATTTTAATTTATGATTTTCTTCTATATCTTTAAAAATATTATCCTTAATTTTATGTATATCTTTTTCTTTACATAAAATTAGAATGTCATCTACATATCTATAATACCGAAATCTCTTTTTTGATTTGTATTTTTTGTCCATTTCTTTAAAATATATTTCAGCTAAAACATTTGAGATAGACAATCCTTGCGGGACACCTATACAGTTTGAATATAAGCTATCCTTTTTTGAATGGTTTTTAGAAACTGTAGGCGTTCTAATTGCATTTAAAATTAGATTTTTCACAAGGGGGGTTCTAATCTTTTTAAATAATTTCTTTTCTAAAATACTATGATTTATATTATCGTAAAAATTCTTTATATCAATTTTAATAAAAGAATCAAATTTATTTAACTCGTTTTTCATATCTCCAATTACTGTTTGTACTAGGGGCTGTTCAATTGAAAATGATTCTTGAATTATTTTGTGTAATCCCTTAAGTACAATTTTATCTCTAACAGTTGGAATTGATATCACCCGAGGAGGGCTACTTCTATCTTTTATAAATAACTTCTCCCGATAAGCTGTAAATCTGTAAGTATCATTAAATACTTTTCTGTTAATTGTATTTAAATGAATGTCTATGTTCTTATCGAAAACTCTCTTCACCATTCTATCTATACCTGAAGCAGTATTATGATGGATTGTTTTTCCATACAAATCTCTTAAGTTTTTTAGCTGATACATCTCATTAAAATGTAGATAAGCTGGTAATGACATTTTTATTTCACTTCCAAACAAATAATGTAATAAGTGCGATAATCGGAATTATGAATATTGATACCTTTAAAATCCTATTTTTAACTGTATATTTTTTATAGGAAGTTTGATCTTCCAGTGTATCTAATTTTTTGTTGTTTTTTAAGTAAACTAATCGATCTACAGAACTATGATTGTCCGTTTTATCCAAAATATGACTATATTCCTTTTTAATTTCATTAAACTTAATTATTCTACTTGGATAATCTAAATCCTCGAGTATAAGATCTTGGCATTGACTTTCGATCTTCGTTAAATCTAAATAACATTGTTTATAAGCGATTGCTTTTTCTTTGTAACCATATAAAGAAACAAACAGTGAGATTCCAAATAAAGCTACAGAAGAAATCAAAGTCAGAACAGAAATCTTGTCTACCATTACTTGATTAGTAATAACAAGACCTAATATTGATAAAGACAAAACTATCAAGGTATAAAAATTAACAACAAATAAAGAAAAAATATTGTTATTATTCATTCGTACTTCTGATTCCATCCGAGTTTTTTTAGTAACCCATACTCTATTATCTTTAAAATATGTTATTTCCTTTAAAAGGCTAGTTTCTTTATTTGATTTTTCAGTAGTGGTTAGTCCAGCCAATAAATCTTTAATTCCATTTAAAACTGAAGTTTCTTCTTTTTCTGAATTATTCATCTCAAGGAATAAGTCTCTAATTTCTCGTAAAAGAGTCGTATCTCTTTTTTTCGTACTGCTTTCTTCAATTTCTTTTTCAGTATCAAACCTTAAAGTTTCACTCGTAGAATAAATCGAATCTTCTGTTATTTTAGTACCTTTCGTTTTAGTGTCGTGTTTACTCGTTTCAGTTGCTTCAACCAATATATTCACCTCTTTAATATTGAGTAAGGTTCCGATGGTTTGGATGGAATATTCCTGTCGGAATCATTGTAGATACATAAGTACCATTGATTAGAACACCTCGTGAGGTCACTATGTTGGAACCTTACTCTTATCTAATATCTCATATCCTTCAATTTTAGACAATATAATACAAGGAATTATGTGAAAAAATTTCCATTTGAAAATCGCAAATCATAAACTACTAATATTAAAGATTTTTATATGGATTTAAAAGAAAAGAGATATCTTTAGGTTTCCCTCTCTAAATGCCTTTTTAGATCTTTATTAAATCAATTCTGAAACAAGCGTCCATCTGTCAAAGAATTTAGAAACGTTGTATTCCTGATCCCGATCCTCTACATACTTTCCATCTTTGTATTGGAAGTAAAAATGATATGATTGTAAGATAAGGTGAAAATATGAAGATCAATGTCATTATTAGTAATATCCTTCTAACCAACAGTATGCCATGATGATACGTGTTCTAAATGGCTTTTGCTGTAATATCTGTATTAGTTTCATTAAGACAGTTAATAACGTATTGTCTAGCAATAGAAAGGGTGATTTTTTCTAGGCTGTCATTGTTTTGATCATTAGGAACACCTGATGTTTGCGGATTGTTTCCTTCTTCCTCATCACCAGCATTATTTAATCGATTTACTAATACTATGACTTTTTCCTCTAAAAACTTAACTCTAGAAAACAGTTCCAAAATGATACCCTCGTTACTCATTTTATCAACCTCCATCTTAAAACATCTAACTATTTTATTAAGTTGGATAGTTATCTAATAATGTAACTGTCCTAGGAAAACAGTTGATAAAAAATGGTAAATCAGTATGTGGAATGGGTATTTGAAAATTTTAATTTACGTCAAATAAACTATGGTCCAGCTCTTGCTGACAAGCTTTTTAAGCAGTGGGAAATGTTCGGAATTCAATGTGTAGAAGTTCCAAAGTATCCGCCGCATATGAATGAACCATTTGATGACTTTGAAATTTTATTACTCCAGTACCGAATTAATACGGACAATTCTTTACTTATTTTCTGTGC from Bacillus thuringiensis encodes the following:
- a CDS encoding HNH endonuclease; translated protein: MKRNLKKFRKKVLAVYENQCAVCGQSHHSFLRAAHIKDAANGGAEAIENGICLCMNHEIAFDRGDLKICEDGTILLNYEDDSISREKIRLPMQKKD
- a CDS encoding GNAT family N-acetyltransferase; the protein is MERLQLNITEFANPTWSGDIKEILLPHSPSFGLGGIPDNTQLLYEWWVYKDEQGVTLGLGWIDFDVNEYGQTEGEISLCVNTEYHGKHIGSALLAFLEHEVSRRGTSVTSVVVKRCNPEHDIVVNWFQGKNYEIRSDFYTSLSDTYMVKR
- a CDS encoding reverse transcriptase domain-containing protein, which translates into the protein MSLPAYLHFNEMYQLKNLRDLYGKTIHHNTASGIDRMVKRVFDKNIDIHLNTINRKVFNDTYRFTAYREKLFIKDRSSPPRVISIPTVRDKIVLKGLHKIIQESFSIEQPLVQTVIGDMKNELNKFDSFIKIDIKNFYDNINHSILEKKLFKKIRTPLVKNLILNAIRTPTVSKNHSKKDSLYSNCIGVPQGLSISNVLAEIYFKEMDKKYKSKKRFRYYRYVDDILILCKEKDIHKIKDNIFKDIEENHKLKLNKSKCKQGKIDQVGYDFLGYRIEKLKSIGKIGLTIKKSTKLKFEKSIVDMFTRYSHTNKISPKEFVFYLNNKITGSISNKVNGTSEKEKKYGWVFFYSQIDDTNVFYHFDWFVKKLIDDFNLKENVTGLIIKSFVKTYYEIIYNRSKTKYVHRPDILTVEEKKFLLIDTFNVKEKFLKTEEHIERLYYAKVYKPIKLLEQDVQDIS
- a CDS encoding SLATT domain-containing protein, with the translated sequence MVEATETSKHDTKTKGTKITEDSIYSTSETLRFDTEKEIEESSTKKRDTTLLREIRDLFLEMNNSEKEETSVLNGIKDLLAGLTTTEKSNKETSLLKEITYFKDNRVWVTKKTRMESEVRMNNNNIFSLFVVNFYTLIVLSLSILGLVITNQVMVDKISVLTLISSVALFGISLFVSLYGYKEKAIAYKQCYLDLTKIESQCQDLILEDLDYPSRIIKFNEIKKEYSHILDKTDNHSSVDRLVYLKNNKKLDTLEDQTSYKKYTVKNRILKVSIFIIPIIALITLFVWK
- a CDS encoding terminase TerL endonuclease subunit; this encodes MVNQYVEWVFENFNLRQINYGPALADKLFKQWEMFGIQCVEVPKYPPHMNEPFDDFEILLLQYRINTDNSLLIFCANDAKIITDINNLKALSKRKSPKHIDGFVAMLIGHKVTLNIMEDAILEEEYEE